One Candidatus Binatota bacterium genomic window carries:
- a CDS encoding ComF family protein: MSMSAAEPSYYLRLLAALGSHYCPACFSPADFAKESRCYGACSTRARMDPLLPSHPAIASAGFVDFYEAEPMPGLSASLRAFKYGDLRSRGRALCLLFAAAVADWAPAIDFVVPVASIPERQKTRGFNQAGWLACSAARALAIPCHTTLLRRRPGQAQARSSGAQRRSLRGQFYCTRQMPTGARVLLVDDVYTTGATAGDSAQALARAGAGSVHFACLLATPETRSARRIEPTCL, translated from the coding sequence TTGAGTATGTCAGCGGCAGAGCCTTCGTATTACCTGCGTCTGCTCGCAGCGCTTGGGAGCCACTACTGCCCCGCGTGCTTCTCCCCCGCTGATTTCGCAAAAGAGTCCCGGTGTTACGGTGCCTGCTCTACCAGGGCGCGGATGGATCCGCTGCTCCCAAGCCACCCTGCTATCGCAAGCGCGGGCTTCGTAGACTTTTACGAAGCTGAACCCATGCCTGGCCTTTCGGCCTCACTGCGGGCTTTCAAATACGGCGACCTGCGCAGCAGGGGGCGGGCCTTGTGCCTGCTGTTTGCCGCCGCAGTGGCCGACTGGGCACCCGCGATAGACTTCGTGGTGCCGGTAGCCTCGATACCCGAGCGCCAGAAAACAAGGGGCTTCAACCAGGCCGGCTGGCTTGCCTGCTCTGCCGCACGAGCACTAGCCATCCCCTGCCATACCACCCTGCTCAGACGCAGGCCCGGACAGGCCCAGGCTCGCAGCAGCGGTGCCCAGCGGCGTAGCTTACGCGGCCAGTTCTACTGTACGCGGCAAATGCCCACCGGGGCCCGGGTACTGCTGGTCGACGATGTCTACACAACGGGTGCAACCGCCGGCGACAGTGCCCAGGCACTGGCCCGGGCCGGAGCTGGAAGCGTTCACTTTGCCTGCCTGCTGGCCACGCCCGAGACGCGATCCGCCAGGAGAATTGAACCAACGTGTCTTTGA
- a CDS encoding phosphoribosylformylglycinamidine cyclo-ligase, producing the protein MASAGSHTYRSAGVDVAAADRLVKRIAALAGSTRTADVLSGVGPFAAAVRVPSRYRKPVLLSSSDGVGTKLEVAILSGRHNSIGIDLVAMNVNDLITAGASPLFFLDYLAAGKLASIDAESIIAGIAEGCRQSKASLVGGETAEMPGFYPDGHYDLAGFCVGVAEEKDLIDGSAVRAGDLLVGLHSSGLHSNGYSLARKALGVTNRRSLGRFRRELGRSLEDELLEPTLVYVRPVLGALSRFRIHAMAHITGGGLPGNLPRVLPEGVSAVVDRDSFPSLPIFELLASKGGISRAEMDRTFNCGIGYVMVVAASQAKRVVTYLRRARCGASIMGEIIPGNRSVRYRGKR; encoded by the coding sequence GTGGCTTCCGCAGGCTCGCACACTTACCGAAGCGCAGGCGTTGACGTCGCAGCGGCTGACAGGCTGGTAAAACGAATCGCCGCGCTCGCGGGGTCCACCCGCACGGCAGACGTTCTATCGGGCGTTGGACCCTTTGCCGCCGCTGTCCGTGTTCCCTCCCGCTACCGCAAGCCGGTGCTGCTGTCCTCGTCCGACGGCGTGGGGACCAAGCTCGAAGTAGCAATACTGTCCGGCCGCCACAACAGCATCGGCATCGACCTCGTGGCGATGAACGTGAACGACTTGATCACGGCCGGGGCGAGCCCGCTGTTCTTCCTTGACTACCTCGCTGCGGGCAAGCTCGCGTCTATCGACGCGGAATCGATCATCGCCGGCATCGCCGAAGGCTGCCGGCAGTCGAAGGCCAGCCTGGTCGGCGGCGAGACGGCAGAAATGCCCGGCTTCTATCCCGACGGGCACTACGACCTCGCGGGTTTCTGCGTAGGCGTTGCCGAAGAGAAAGACCTTATCGACGGGAGCGCTGTGCGCGCGGGCGACTTGCTCGTGGGCTTGCACTCATCGGGCCTGCACAGCAACGGCTACAGCCTGGCGCGCAAGGCGCTGGGTGTCACCAACCGACGCTCGCTCGGACGCTTTCGCCGCGAGCTGGGGCGCAGCCTGGAAGACGAGTTACTCGAGCCAACCCTGGTTTATGTTCGACCGGTGCTGGGCGCCCTGTCGAGATTTCGTATCCATGCGATGGCGCACATCACCGGCGGAGGACTGCCCGGCAACCTGCCGCGGGTTCTGCCCGAGGGAGTCTCGGCAGTGGTCGATCGCGACTCCTTCCCGTCCCTCCCGATATTCGAATTACTCGCCAGCAAGGGAGGCATATCGCGTGCAGAGATGGATCGTACCTTCAACTGCGGCATTGGTTACGTGATGGTCGTTGCAGCCAGCCAGGCGAAGCGCGTCGTTACCTACCTCCGAAGGGCCCGCTGCGGGGCGTCGATCATGGGAGAAATCATTCCGGGCAACCGAAGCGTCCGCTATCGCGGCAAACGATGA
- a CDS encoding phosphoribosylglycinamide formyltransferase → MKKAFRIGVMASGSGTNFGALAKACADADFPATIGLLLCNRPGAGALTIAEEFNVPTAVLQQADYDDRESFDAAAAGELKSAKVNLVVMAGFDRLVTPALLDEFPGGIINIHPAILPAFRGAEAQTQAAEYGVTLTGATVHFVDRDVDHGPIIVQAAVPVLAGTDAATLRKLVLTEEHRILPWAVKVLAEGRVSVDGRVVKISGASLPSSALTSPDVDA, encoded by the coding sequence ATGAAGAAAGCCTTCCGCATAGGAGTAATGGCCTCGGGCAGCGGCACCAATTTTGGCGCCCTCGCCAAGGCTTGCGCCGATGCTGATTTTCCAGCGACCATAGGCCTGCTGCTGTGCAACAGGCCTGGGGCGGGAGCCCTTACCATCGCCGAGGAGTTCAACGTCCCCACCGCTGTGCTTCAACAAGCCGATTACGACGACCGGGAATCCTTTGACGCGGCGGCGGCCGGAGAATTAAAATCGGCGAAAGTGAACCTCGTAGTCATGGCCGGCTTCGACCGGCTGGTCACGCCTGCCCTGCTCGACGAATTCCCCGGCGGGATAATTAATATACACCCGGCAATCCTTCCGGCGTTTCGTGGAGCCGAGGCCCAGACGCAAGCCGCCGAGTACGGGGTCACCCTGACTGGTGCCACCGTGCACTTCGTAGACCGGGACGTAGACCACGGCCCTATCATCGTACAGGCAGCCGTCCCCGTATTGGCCGGCACCGACGCCGCCACACTGAGAAAGCTCGTGCTCACCGAAGAACACCGCATCCTGCCCTGGGCGGTAAAAGTACTGGCGGAGGGCAGGGTCAGTGTAGATGGCCGGGTGGTAAAGATAAGCGGGGCGAGCCTTCCATCAAGCGCCCTGACCAGCCCCGACGTGGACGCTTGA
- a CDS encoding glycosyltransferase yields MVFLPRADVSSPATAVKAPGGDNPVTKTRIVGASPGGGSSACLPISVIIPALNEEGSIGAVVRCASAAAEVIVVDGGSEDRTCLRAESAGALVVTASRGRGLQMNSGAAAATSPVLLFLHADTMLPPGFENEVGRLLASESSSGAGAGWGRFDIDFDQAGALLKLIAFLINHRSRLTRSASGDQAIFARKDLFYEAGGYQESYLFEDIGLSRRLRGMAAMAVPLSRVVTSSRRWTQRGLLRTTLLMWSLKLLYLAGVSGDRLERFYYPADSRR; encoded by the coding sequence ATTGTTTTTCTGCCACGTGCGGATGTTAGCAGTCCCGCTACAGCCGTCAAAGCACCCGGGGGCGACAACCCAGTGACGAAGACCCGCATTGTAGGTGCTTCCCCCGGTGGAGGCAGCTCGGCGTGCCTGCCGATCAGCGTTATTATCCCGGCCTTGAACGAAGAAGGGTCAATCGGGGCTGTCGTGCGCTGCGCTTCGGCAGCGGCCGAGGTAATAGTTGTGGATGGAGGCAGCGAGGACAGGACCTGCCTGCGGGCCGAGAGCGCGGGTGCGCTCGTGGTGACAGCGTCCAGGGGCCGGGGCCTGCAGATGAATTCGGGGGCCGCCGCCGCGACGAGCCCGGTCCTGCTCTTCCTGCACGCCGATACCATGCTCCCCCCGGGTTTCGAGAACGAAGTTGGTCGACTCTTGGCCAGTGAGAGTTCAAGCGGGGCAGGGGCTGGCTGGGGACGCTTTGACATTGATTTCGATCAAGCGGGAGCCCTTTTGAAGCTGATAGCGTTCCTTATCAATCATCGCTCCAGGTTGACGAGGAGCGCGTCGGGGGACCAGGCGATCTTTGCGAGGAAAGACTTGTTTTACGAGGCCGGTGGTTACCAGGAAAGCTACCTCTTTGAAGACATCGGCTTGTCGCGACGTTTAAGGGGCATGGCCGCGATGGCTGTTCCCCTGTCTCGGGTTGTTACTTCGTCGCGGAGATGGACTCAGCGGGGTCTGCTACGGACCACACTGCTCATGTGGTCCCTCAAGTTGCTCTACCTTGCCGGGGTGTCAGGCGACCGCCTGGAAAGGTTCTACTATCCTGCCGACAGCCGGCGGTGA